From one Phoenix dactylifera cultivar Barhee BC4 unplaced genomic scaffold, palm_55x_up_171113_PBpolish2nd_filt_p 000283F, whole genome shotgun sequence genomic stretch:
- the LOC103704651 gene encoding bromodomain and WD repeat-containing protein 3-like isoform X3 has translation MQADQVRGLSLREIGGGFTKHHRAPSVRAACYAIAKPLTLVQKMQIIKKVRGHQNAVYCATFDRSGRYVITGSDDRLVKIWSMETAFCLTSCRGHEGDITDLAVSSNNALVASSSNDFIIRVWRLPDGLPISVLRGHTGAVTAIAFSPRPSAVYQLLSSSDDGTCRIWDARNSQLSPRIYIPKPSDNSAGKSSDPSPSTVQHSHQILCCAFNANGTVFVTGSSDTYARVWNACKSNTDDSEQPNHEMDLLSGHENDVNYVQFSGCVVASRSPTADILKEDNIPKFKNSWFTHDNIVTCSRDGSAIIWIPRSRRSHGKVGRWTRAYHLKVPPPPMPPQPPHGGPRQRFQPTPRGVNMIVWSLDNRFVLAAIMDCRICVWNASDGSLVHSLIGHSESTFVLDVHPFNPRIAMSAGYDGKTIIWDIWEGTPVQIYETGRFKLVDGKFSPDGTSIVLSDEVGQIFIIATGQGESQKDAKYDQFFLGDYRPLVQDANGNVLDQETQLLAYRRNIQDLLCDSSMIPYPEPYQNMYQQRRLGTLGVEWHPTSVNFAVGPTYNVDTGDYQMLPIVDLDRWAEPLPEFIDAIDWEPENEVQSDDTDSEYNVTDEYSSEGEHESLSSSSSGEPVCSADDSGDHNNECLRRSKRKKHKSEVEFTTSSGRRVKRRNLDEHDGTTLSRTHRLRRSRSGWLASRKKSSKSKSLRPQRRAARNALNLFSKITGVSTDGEDEDDSESSSSESESMLPDSNTQSMESDKSRQNNQIKHAKEKEVSRVECEDVAKPSALAESQANVGSKRRLVLKLPRRDQKAVLSSKKTRLECDEQDVLVDSLAKANTDVANPNRTCEPAHIFGNTADDIREIGLTEKSDQLNLSAAYQGSTIKWGEVKLRSSKRLRLGDGSLTETWPASNACPDGPNIVGSDTNGHLKSEDEYGTSSNSRIRAHGNSIGRMRCRDKAQVEDGVSHGLDGARVEELSSDRKGKSSELPQSSPYIDQENKVTIRVTSNGNRIESATHMDEEHQNSYQNSESRGIAVRLEGSEVVNDNKNGYIFSSKNSADHDQVEKNAQPSYLKVRIKSRELAKETSSSSSKLKAIAVEDLRSSECELMSNSPTTNEQNGVSGMREEDEGTSGQNPEHGEWNNGSESLETWANQNAEPSISHDSKKMHAESYIKKYNVVYKRSKSFRGRKNSNGGFHGMDDSTWNCNNQGGNMKVNLSDAMADGIRQTRSMGTRASMDEITPRTSSFRVKQCHGSLETSRTGGRSILNGGDELLCDQWKPTSNMTVGLRSTRNRRENYSSTDSRPLDKRKYQPLCRLSWLMLLEHEESYRYIPQQGDVVAYLRQGHEEYIKASRLHGAGPWKSIKSLKAVEFCKVQGFDYSTLPGSGESCCKLTLEFIDPSSSGFGKAFRITLPELVAFPDFLVERTRYDAAIERNWTHRDKCQVWWRNEDGDGGSWWEGRILAVKTKSSDFPESPWERYVIQYRNDCSGQHLHSPWELHDADSQWEHPHIDDMARSKLLSSIAKIEQTSIRNQDCYGIQKLNQVAQKSDFLNRFPVPLSLEVIKRRLENNYYRTLEAVKHDVSVTLSNAESYFGRSAEMTMKMRRLSDWITRIFSSL, from the exons ATGCAGGCTGATCAGGTGCGTGGGTTAAGCTTGAGGGAGATAGGTGGTGGTTTCACAAAACATCATCGTGCTCCATCTGTTCGTGCAGCATGCTATGCCATTGCTAAACCATTGACTCTAGTGCAAAAGATGCAAATCATAAAAAAAGTACGGGGACATCAGAATGCTGTCTATTGTG CTACATTTGATCGCTCAGGGCGATATGTAATTACTGGTTCAGACGATCGCCTTGTAAAGATCTGGTCAATGGAAACTGCATTTTGCCTGACCAGCTGCCGCGGACATGAA GGTGACATTACTGATTTGGCTGTGAGTTCAAATAATGCGTTGGTAGCATCTTCTTCAAATGATTTCATTATTAGAGTT TGGCGTTTACCTGATGGACTACCAATTTCAGTCCTGAGGGGACACACTGGAGCAGTAACTGCTATTGCCTTTAGTCCCAGGCCAAGCGCAGTTTACCAGCTATTATC GTCTTCTGATGATGGAACCTGCCGGATCTGGGATGCTAGGAACTCCCAACTTAGTCCACGAATTTACATCCCGAAACCTTCAGATAATTCAGCTG GAAAGAGCTCTGATCCCTCTCCTAGTACTGTTCAACACAGTCATCAGATCTTATGTTGTGCATTTAATGCTAATGGAACTGTATTTGTCACTGGCAGCTCAGACACATATGCGAGG GTCTGGAATGCTTGTAAGAGCAACACTGATGACTCTGAGCAACCAAATCATGAGATGGATCTGTTATCTGGTCATGAAAATGATGTCAATTATGTGCAATTCAG TGGCTGTGTTGTGGCTTCTAGATCTCCTACAGCTGATATTTTAAAGGAGGATAATATTCCAAAGTTCAAAAATTCCTG GTTCACCCATGACAACATAGTCACGTGCTCCCGTGATGGCAGTGCAATTATCTGGATTCCAAGGTCCCGACGATCTCAT GGAAAAGTTGGGCGCTGGACACGTGCTTATCATCTTAAGGTTCCTCCTCCACCTATGCCTCCTCAACCTCCACATGGGGGTCCACGTCAGAGATTTCAGCCAACTCCTCGAGGTGTTAATATGATTGTGTGGAGCTTGGATAACCGCTTCGTGCTTGCTGCTATCATGG ATTGCAGAATATGTGTTTGGAATGCGTCTGATGGCAGCTTAGTTCATTCGTTGATTGGTCATAGTGAATCA ACATTTGTCTTGGATGTGCATCCTTTCAATCCTCGGATAGCTATGAGTGCTGGGTATGATGGAAAGACGATCATCTGGGAT ATATGGGAGGGCACACCAGTACAGATCTATGAAACTGGACGCTTTAAGTTGGTTGATGGAAAATTCTCTCC GGATGGGACATCTATTGTTCTCTCAGATGAAGTTGGACAAATATTTATAATAGCCACAGGGCAAGGGGAGTCTCAAAAGGATGCAAAATACGATCAG TTTTTCCTTGGAGATTATCGCCCCCTTGTCCAAGATGCCAATGGAAATGTTTTAGATCAG GAGACCCAGCTTTTAGCATATCGAAGAAATATTCAGGATCTCCTTTGTGATTCAA GCATGATCCCCTACCCTGAACCTTACCAGAACATGTACCAGCAGCGTCGGTTGGGTACCCTGGGTGTTGAGTGGCATCCTACTTCAGTAAATTTTGCAGTTGGCCCAACTTACAATGTTGATACTGGTGATTATCAAATGCTGCCAATTGTAGACCTGGATAGATGGGCTGAGCCTTTACCAGAATTCATAGATGCCATTGACTGGGAACCGGAAAACGAAGTACAAAGTGATGATACTGATTCCGAGTACAATGTCACCGATGAATATTCAAGTGAAGGGGAACATGAGAGTTTAAGCAGCAGTTCCTCTGGAGAGCCTGTGTGCAGTGCAGATGACAGTGGGGACCATAATAATGAGTGCCTCCGGAGATCTAAAAGGAAGAAGCACAAGTCGGAA GTGGAGTTCACAACTTCTTCTGGGAGGCGTGTTAAAAGAAGAAACTTGGACGAGCATGATGGCACTACTTTATCAAGGACTCATAGACTGCGGAGGTCAAGAAGTGGCTGGTTGGCTTCAAGGAAAAAATCATCTAAATCAAAGTCATTGCGGCCTCAGAGGCGCGCTGCGCGCAATGCtcttaatttattttctaaaataactGGAGTTTCTACAGATGGGGAAGATGAAGATGACTCGGAGAGCAGTTCCTCAGAAAGTGAATCGATGCTTCCAGATTCAAACACTCAAAGCATGGAGTCTGACAAGTCAAGGCAGAATAACCAGATAAAGCATGCAAAAGAGAAGGAAGTCTCCAGAGTTGAGTGTGAAGATGTTGCAAAACCTTCTGCACTTGCTGAATCTCAGGCAAATGTTGGAAGCAAGAGGAGATTGGTCCTTAAATTGCCACGTCGtgatcaaaaagctgttttgtcTTCTAAGAAAACGAGACTTGAATGCGATGAACAGGATGTTCTTGTTGACTCATTAGCTAAAGCAAATACTGATGTAGCTAACCCAAATAGAACATGTGAGCCAGCACATATTTTTGGCAACACAGCTGATGATATCAGAGAAATAGGGCTAACTGAAAAGTCAGACCAGCTTAACTTGTCTGCAGCTTACCAGGGTAGCACAATCAAATGGGGAGAAGTAAAGTTGCGCTCTTCTAAACGTCTGAGATTGGGCGATGGTTCGCTGACAGAAACATGGCCTGCAAGTAATGCATGTCCAGATGGTCCTAACATAGTTGGAAGTGACACTAATGGACATCTCAAATCTGAGGATGAGTATGGAACATCCTCTAATTCCAGGATCCGAGCTCATGGAAACAGTATTGGCAGAATGAGATGCAGAGATAAAGCACAAGTTGAAGATGGTGTTTCACATGGATTGGATGGTGCAAGAGTTGAAGAGCTTTCTTCTGATAGGAAGGGCAAGTCTTCAGAACTTCCGCAGTCGTCACCATATATTGACCAAGAGAACAAGGTTACAATCCGAGTCACGTCTAATGGCAACAGAATTGAGTCAGCAACACATATGGATGAGGAACACCAAAATAGCTATCAGAACAGTGAATCCAGGGGTATTGCTGTTCGCCTAGAAGGATCTGAAGTTGTGAACGATAATAAAAATGGCTACATATTTAGCAGTAAGAATAGTGCTGACCATGATCAGGTGGAGAAAAATGCTCAGCCCAGCTATCTTAAGGTAAGGATCAAATCAAGAGAACTAGCCAAGGAAACCAGCAGTTCATCTTCCAAGTTAAAAGCTATTGCAGTTGAAGATCTTAGGAGCTCTGAGTGTGAACTAATGTCCAACAGTCCAACAacaaatgaacaaaatggagtttcTGGGATGCGTGAAGAAGATGAGGGTACTAGTGGACAGAATCCAGAGCATGGTGAATGGAATAATGGATCAGAAAGCTTGGAGACATGGGCAAATCAAAATGCCGAGCCATCCATTTCACATGATTCAAAGAAGATGCATGCAGAATCCTATATTAAGAAGTACAATGTTGTGTATAAAAGGTCAAAGTCATTCAGGGGTAGGAAGAACTCTAATGGTGGTTTCCATGGAATGGATGATAGCACGTGGAATTGCAACAACCAAGGTGGAAATATGAAAGTCAATCTCAGTGATGCTATGGCTGATGGCATCCGTCAAACAAGATCCATGGGTACAAGGGCAAGCATGGATGAGATTACACCTAGGACAAGTAGTTTCCGAGTGAAACAATGTCATGGTTCTTTAGAAACATCTAGAACTGGAGGAAGATCAATACTAAATGGTGGCGATGAACTTCTATGTGATCAATGGAAGCCAACCTCAAATATGACTGTTGGTTTACGGTCTACCCGAAACAGAAGAGAAAATTATAGCTCTACTGACTCGAGACCTTTAGATAAGCGAAAATACCAACCATTATGTAGACTTTCATGGTTGATGTTGTTAGAGCATGAAGAGAGCTATCGATATATTCCCCAACAAGGTGATGTGGTTGCATACTTGAGACAG GGCCATGAAGAATACATCAAAGCTTCCCGTTTGCATGGAGCAGGGCCTTGGAAATCGATCAAAAGCTTAAAAGCTGTAGAATTTTGCAAAGTTCAGGGCTTTGATTACTCTACTCTTCCTGGATCTGGGGAAAGCTGCTGCAAACTTACACTTGAGTTTATAGATCCTTCTTCGAGTGGGTTTGGTAAAGCTTTCAGGATCACTTTGCCTGAGCTTGTTGCTTTCCCAGACTTCCTTGTGGAAAGAACGCGTTATGATGCTGCCATTGAGAGAAACTGGACGCACAGAGATAAGTGTCAGGTATGGTGGAGGAATGAGGATGGAGATGGTGGGAGTTGGTGGGAGGGTCGTATTTTGGCAGTAAAGACTAAATCTTCTGACTTTCCGGAGAGCCCATGGGAGAGATATGTTATACAGTACAGAAATGATTGTTCTGGACAGCATTTACATAGTCCTTGGGAACTTCATGATGCCGATAGCCAGTGGGAGCATCCCCATATTGATGACATGGCCAGGAGCAAGTTGTTATCCAGTATTGCCAAGATAGAGCAAACCTCAATCAGGAATCAG GACTGTTATGGTATCCAGAAACTGAATCAGGTAGCACAGAAGTCTGATTTTCTAAACAG GTTCCCTGTTCCACTGTCCCTTGAGGTAATCAAGAGGAGATTAGAAAACAATTATTATCGCACTTTGGAGGCAGTAAAGCATGATGTCTCAGTTACACTTTCAAATGCTGAGTCCTACTTTGGCAGAAGTGCAGAGATGACGATGAAGATGCGACGACTGTCTGATTGGATCACACGCATTTTTTCATCTTTGTAG
- the LOC103704651 gene encoding bromodomain and WD repeat-containing protein 3-like isoform X4: MQIIKKVRGHQNAVYCATFDRSGRYVITGSDDRLVKIWSMETAFCLTSCRGHEGDITDLAVSSNNALVASSSNDFIIRVWRLPDGLPISVLRGHTGAVTAIAFSPRPSAVYQLLSSSDDGTCRIWDARNSQLSPRIYIPKPSDNSAGKSSDPSPSTVQHSHQILCCAFNANGTVFVTGSSDTYARVWNACKSNTDDSEQPNHEMDLLSGHENDVNYVQFSGCVVASRSPTADILKEDNIPKFKNSWFTHDNIVTCSRDGSAIIWIPRSRRSHGKVGRWTRAYHLKVPPPPMPPQPPHGGPRQRFQPTPRGVNMIVWSLDNRFVLAAIMDCRICVWNASDGSLVHSLIGHSESTFVLDVHPFNPRIAMSAGYDGKTIIWDIWEGTPVQIYETGRFKLVDGKFSPDGTSIVLSDEVGQIFIIATGQGESQKDAKYDQFFLGDYRPLVQDANGNVLDQETQLLAYRRNIQDLLCDSSMIPYPEPYQNMYQQRRLGTLGVEWHPTSVNFAVGPTYNVDTGDYQMLPIVDLDRWAEPLPEFIDAIDWEPENEVQSDDTDSEYNVTDEYSSEGEHESLSSSSSGEPVCSADDSGDHNNECLRRSKRKKHKSEVEFTTSSGRRVKRRNLDEHDGTTLSRTHRLRRSRSGWLASRKKSSKSKSLRPQRRAARNALNLFSKITGVSTDGEDEDDSESSSSESESMLPDSNTQSMESDKSRQNNQIKHAKEKEVSRVECEDVAKPSALAESQANVGSKRRLVLKLPRRDQKAVLSSKKTRLECDEQDVLVDSLAKANTDVANPNRTCEPAHIFGNTADDIREIGLTEKSDQLNLSAAYQGSTIKWGEVKLRSSKRLRLGDGSLTETWPASNACPDGPNIVGSDTNGHLKSEDEYGTSSNSRIRAHGNSIGRMRCRDKAQVEDGVSHGLDGARVEELSSDRKGKSSELPQSSPYIDQENKVTIRVTSNGNRIESATHMDEEHQNSYQNSESRGIAVRLEGSEVVNDNKNGYIFSSKNSADHDQVEKNAQPSYLKVRIKSRELAKETSSSSSKLKAIAVEDLRSSECELMSNSPTTNEQNGVSGMREEDEGTSGQNPEHGEWNNGSESLETWANQNAEPSISHDSKKMHAESYIKKYNVVYKRSKSFRGRKNSNGGFHGMDDSTWNCNNQGGNMKVNLSDAMADGIRQTRSMGTRASMDEITPRTSSFRVKQCHGSLETSRTGGRSILNGGDELLCDQWKPTSNMTVGLRSTRNRRENYSSTDSRPLDKRKYQPLCRLSWLMLLEHEESYRYIPQQGDVVAYLRQGHEEYIKASRLHGAGPWKSIKSLKAVEFCKVQGFDYSTLPGSGESCCKLTLEFIDPSSSGFGKAFRITLPELVAFPDFLVERTRYDAAIERNWTHRDKCQVWWRNEDGDGGSWWEGRILAVKTKSSDFPESPWERYVIQYRNDCSGQHLHSPWELHDADSQWEHPHIDDMARSKLLSSIAKIEQTSIRNQDCYGIQKLNQVAQKSDFLNRFPVPLSLEVIKRRLENNYYRTLEAVKHDVSVTLSNAESYFGRSAEMTMKMRRLSDWITRIFSSL; encoded by the exons ATGCAAATCATAAAAAAAGTACGGGGACATCAGAATGCTGTCTATTGTG CTACATTTGATCGCTCAGGGCGATATGTAATTACTGGTTCAGACGATCGCCTTGTAAAGATCTGGTCAATGGAAACTGCATTTTGCCTGACCAGCTGCCGCGGACATGAA GGTGACATTACTGATTTGGCTGTGAGTTCAAATAATGCGTTGGTAGCATCTTCTTCAAATGATTTCATTATTAGAGTT TGGCGTTTACCTGATGGACTACCAATTTCAGTCCTGAGGGGACACACTGGAGCAGTAACTGCTATTGCCTTTAGTCCCAGGCCAAGCGCAGTTTACCAGCTATTATC GTCTTCTGATGATGGAACCTGCCGGATCTGGGATGCTAGGAACTCCCAACTTAGTCCACGAATTTACATCCCGAAACCTTCAGATAATTCAGCTG GAAAGAGCTCTGATCCCTCTCCTAGTACTGTTCAACACAGTCATCAGATCTTATGTTGTGCATTTAATGCTAATGGAACTGTATTTGTCACTGGCAGCTCAGACACATATGCGAGG GTCTGGAATGCTTGTAAGAGCAACACTGATGACTCTGAGCAACCAAATCATGAGATGGATCTGTTATCTGGTCATGAAAATGATGTCAATTATGTGCAATTCAG TGGCTGTGTTGTGGCTTCTAGATCTCCTACAGCTGATATTTTAAAGGAGGATAATATTCCAAAGTTCAAAAATTCCTG GTTCACCCATGACAACATAGTCACGTGCTCCCGTGATGGCAGTGCAATTATCTGGATTCCAAGGTCCCGACGATCTCAT GGAAAAGTTGGGCGCTGGACACGTGCTTATCATCTTAAGGTTCCTCCTCCACCTATGCCTCCTCAACCTCCACATGGGGGTCCACGTCAGAGATTTCAGCCAACTCCTCGAGGTGTTAATATGATTGTGTGGAGCTTGGATAACCGCTTCGTGCTTGCTGCTATCATGG ATTGCAGAATATGTGTTTGGAATGCGTCTGATGGCAGCTTAGTTCATTCGTTGATTGGTCATAGTGAATCA ACATTTGTCTTGGATGTGCATCCTTTCAATCCTCGGATAGCTATGAGTGCTGGGTATGATGGAAAGACGATCATCTGGGAT ATATGGGAGGGCACACCAGTACAGATCTATGAAACTGGACGCTTTAAGTTGGTTGATGGAAAATTCTCTCC GGATGGGACATCTATTGTTCTCTCAGATGAAGTTGGACAAATATTTATAATAGCCACAGGGCAAGGGGAGTCTCAAAAGGATGCAAAATACGATCAG TTTTTCCTTGGAGATTATCGCCCCCTTGTCCAAGATGCCAATGGAAATGTTTTAGATCAG GAGACCCAGCTTTTAGCATATCGAAGAAATATTCAGGATCTCCTTTGTGATTCAA GCATGATCCCCTACCCTGAACCTTACCAGAACATGTACCAGCAGCGTCGGTTGGGTACCCTGGGTGTTGAGTGGCATCCTACTTCAGTAAATTTTGCAGTTGGCCCAACTTACAATGTTGATACTGGTGATTATCAAATGCTGCCAATTGTAGACCTGGATAGATGGGCTGAGCCTTTACCAGAATTCATAGATGCCATTGACTGGGAACCGGAAAACGAAGTACAAAGTGATGATACTGATTCCGAGTACAATGTCACCGATGAATATTCAAGTGAAGGGGAACATGAGAGTTTAAGCAGCAGTTCCTCTGGAGAGCCTGTGTGCAGTGCAGATGACAGTGGGGACCATAATAATGAGTGCCTCCGGAGATCTAAAAGGAAGAAGCACAAGTCGGAA GTGGAGTTCACAACTTCTTCTGGGAGGCGTGTTAAAAGAAGAAACTTGGACGAGCATGATGGCACTACTTTATCAAGGACTCATAGACTGCGGAGGTCAAGAAGTGGCTGGTTGGCTTCAAGGAAAAAATCATCTAAATCAAAGTCATTGCGGCCTCAGAGGCGCGCTGCGCGCAATGCtcttaatttattttctaaaataactGGAGTTTCTACAGATGGGGAAGATGAAGATGACTCGGAGAGCAGTTCCTCAGAAAGTGAATCGATGCTTCCAGATTCAAACACTCAAAGCATGGAGTCTGACAAGTCAAGGCAGAATAACCAGATAAAGCATGCAAAAGAGAAGGAAGTCTCCAGAGTTGAGTGTGAAGATGTTGCAAAACCTTCTGCACTTGCTGAATCTCAGGCAAATGTTGGAAGCAAGAGGAGATTGGTCCTTAAATTGCCACGTCGtgatcaaaaagctgttttgtcTTCTAAGAAAACGAGACTTGAATGCGATGAACAGGATGTTCTTGTTGACTCATTAGCTAAAGCAAATACTGATGTAGCTAACCCAAATAGAACATGTGAGCCAGCACATATTTTTGGCAACACAGCTGATGATATCAGAGAAATAGGGCTAACTGAAAAGTCAGACCAGCTTAACTTGTCTGCAGCTTACCAGGGTAGCACAATCAAATGGGGAGAAGTAAAGTTGCGCTCTTCTAAACGTCTGAGATTGGGCGATGGTTCGCTGACAGAAACATGGCCTGCAAGTAATGCATGTCCAGATGGTCCTAACATAGTTGGAAGTGACACTAATGGACATCTCAAATCTGAGGATGAGTATGGAACATCCTCTAATTCCAGGATCCGAGCTCATGGAAACAGTATTGGCAGAATGAGATGCAGAGATAAAGCACAAGTTGAAGATGGTGTTTCACATGGATTGGATGGTGCAAGAGTTGAAGAGCTTTCTTCTGATAGGAAGGGCAAGTCTTCAGAACTTCCGCAGTCGTCACCATATATTGACCAAGAGAACAAGGTTACAATCCGAGTCACGTCTAATGGCAACAGAATTGAGTCAGCAACACATATGGATGAGGAACACCAAAATAGCTATCAGAACAGTGAATCCAGGGGTATTGCTGTTCGCCTAGAAGGATCTGAAGTTGTGAACGATAATAAAAATGGCTACATATTTAGCAGTAAGAATAGTGCTGACCATGATCAGGTGGAGAAAAATGCTCAGCCCAGCTATCTTAAGGTAAGGATCAAATCAAGAGAACTAGCCAAGGAAACCAGCAGTTCATCTTCCAAGTTAAAAGCTATTGCAGTTGAAGATCTTAGGAGCTCTGAGTGTGAACTAATGTCCAACAGTCCAACAacaaatgaacaaaatggagtttcTGGGATGCGTGAAGAAGATGAGGGTACTAGTGGACAGAATCCAGAGCATGGTGAATGGAATAATGGATCAGAAAGCTTGGAGACATGGGCAAATCAAAATGCCGAGCCATCCATTTCACATGATTCAAAGAAGATGCATGCAGAATCCTATATTAAGAAGTACAATGTTGTGTATAAAAGGTCAAAGTCATTCAGGGGTAGGAAGAACTCTAATGGTGGTTTCCATGGAATGGATGATAGCACGTGGAATTGCAACAACCAAGGTGGAAATATGAAAGTCAATCTCAGTGATGCTATGGCTGATGGCATCCGTCAAACAAGATCCATGGGTACAAGGGCAAGCATGGATGAGATTACACCTAGGACAAGTAGTTTCCGAGTGAAACAATGTCATGGTTCTTTAGAAACATCTAGAACTGGAGGAAGATCAATACTAAATGGTGGCGATGAACTTCTATGTGATCAATGGAAGCCAACCTCAAATATGACTGTTGGTTTACGGTCTACCCGAAACAGAAGAGAAAATTATAGCTCTACTGACTCGAGACCTTTAGATAAGCGAAAATACCAACCATTATGTAGACTTTCATGGTTGATGTTGTTAGAGCATGAAGAGAGCTATCGATATATTCCCCAACAAGGTGATGTGGTTGCATACTTGAGACAG GGCCATGAAGAATACATCAAAGCTTCCCGTTTGCATGGAGCAGGGCCTTGGAAATCGATCAAAAGCTTAAAAGCTGTAGAATTTTGCAAAGTTCAGGGCTTTGATTACTCTACTCTTCCTGGATCTGGGGAAAGCTGCTGCAAACTTACACTTGAGTTTATAGATCCTTCTTCGAGTGGGTTTGGTAAAGCTTTCAGGATCACTTTGCCTGAGCTTGTTGCTTTCCCAGACTTCCTTGTGGAAAGAACGCGTTATGATGCTGCCATTGAGAGAAACTGGACGCACAGAGATAAGTGTCAGGTATGGTGGAGGAATGAGGATGGAGATGGTGGGAGTTGGTGGGAGGGTCGTATTTTGGCAGTAAAGACTAAATCTTCTGACTTTCCGGAGAGCCCATGGGAGAGATATGTTATACAGTACAGAAATGATTGTTCTGGACAGCATTTACATAGTCCTTGGGAACTTCATGATGCCGATAGCCAGTGGGAGCATCCCCATATTGATGACATGGCCAGGAGCAAGTTGTTATCCAGTATTGCCAAGATAGAGCAAACCTCAATCAGGAATCAG GACTGTTATGGTATCCAGAAACTGAATCAGGTAGCACAGAAGTCTGATTTTCTAAACAG GTTCCCTGTTCCACTGTCCCTTGAGGTAATCAAGAGGAGATTAGAAAACAATTATTATCGCACTTTGGAGGCAGTAAAGCATGATGTCTCAGTTACACTTTCAAATGCTGAGTCCTACTTTGGCAGAAGTGCAGAGATGACGATGAAGATGCGACGACTGTCTGATTGGATCACACGCATTTTTTCATCTTTGTAG